GAGATCGACAACGACGACCCGGACACGACGGCCGTGGTACCGTCGTCGGTGATCGAGTCGGTGCAGGGCAGCCTCGCCGCGTCGAAACCGGACACCCACGTGAACATGACGCCGGTGCAGCCCGAGGAAGAGGTCGACGGTCTGGTGCCGACGACCAAGACGCAGACCGGGAACTCCGATTTCGCGCGGCGGCTGGAAGGCCTGTGACTACTTGCCGCGCGTCTCGAACTTCAGGCGCAGCTTGAGACCGAGCTTCACCGCGGCGAGCACCGGCTTCCAGGCCGGGCCGCGGTGGCGGTCGGCGAGGTAGCGGTAAGCGCTGTCGTGGTGGGCGGCCAGCATCTTCTTCGGCGCGCGGGACGTGGCCTTGCCGCCGATGTGGGTGACCGTCGCCGAGGGCACGTACACGTTGTGCCAGCCGGCGCGGCCGATGCGGTCGCCGAGGTCGACGTCCTCGAAGTACATGAAGTAGCGGGTGTCGAAGCCGCCGACCGAGTCCCACGCTTCGCGGCGGATGAGCTGGCACGAGCCGGACAGCCAGCCGGAAGTGCGTTCGCTGGGGGCGGCGTGTTCCTGGCGGTAGGCGCGGGTCCACGGGTTGGCTGGCCAGATCTTGCCGAAGACGGCGTGGCCGACGCCGCGGCCGAGCGAGGGCAGCAGGCGGGCGGAGGGGTAGACGGTGCCGTCGGGGTCGCGGATGAGCGGGCCGAAGGCGCCGCCGCGGGGCCAGCGCTGCGCGGCCTCGACGAGCGTGTCCAGCGAGCCGGGTTCCCACTCGAGGTCCGGGTTGGCGATGACGATCCAGCCGTAGCGGTCGTCGAGGGTGGCCACGCCGCGGTTGGCGCCGCCGCCGTAGCCGAGGTTCTCGCCGATGCGCAGGACGTGGGTGTTCGTGCGCTTCTCGGCCCGGTCGAGGGCGTCGTCGGTCGAGTCGTTGTCGGCGACGACCACGTGGACGTCGCGGGTGCTCGCCTTTTCGAGGCTGTCGAGGAAGCGGTCGAGGTCCTCACCGGGGAAGTACGTCACGACAACCACGGCGACCCCGTCGCCGTAACGGCTCGGCTCGGTCACGCGGGCCATTGTGCCCCCACTACGCATCGTGAAGGGGCAGGCACCCCTTGGTTCGCTGCCGCGGCAGTCCGCTACCGCTTGCAGTTGTCCGGCTACCGGTCGCGAGAATTGCCGGATGCCGGTCCACGCCTTCATCGACGAGTCTGTCCGCGACAGCCGCTACTACCTGTGCGTCGCGGTCCTGGACCCAGCCTGCCTCGCGGAGACGCGCAAGCAGCTGACCGCGCTCCTGCTGCCAGGCCAACGGGAGCTGCACTTCAAGAAGGAGAAGCCGCCGCGCCGTCGCCTGCTCGCCGACCGCATCGGCGGGCTGAGCGCTGCCACTTCGGTGTACGTGACGGCAAGGACGCGAAAGACCGAGGAACAGGACCGGCAGCGCTGCCTCTTCGAGGCCGTGCGGGATCTGGTTTCGGCTCGGGCGCACCGGGTGGTGATCGACAGTCGCGAGGAGCAAGACCGCCACGACCAGACGACGATCTACCGGGCGCTCGGCGGCAGACCTTCGGACACGGGAGTCAGCTACGAGCACCTCGACTCGGCTGCCGCGCCCCTGCTGTGGATCCCTGACGCGGTCGCTTGGTGCTACGGCGCGGGAAGCGACTGGCGCCGCCGGGTGATGCCCGTCGTGCACCAGGTCATCGAGCTCTGAACAGCGCAAAGCCCGTGACACGACCGTCCGGACGCACCACGGGCTCACTTCTCGGCCCTACGGGGGCCTCGCGTCAGTGACTATACCCCATCCGGCCGAACAGCGTCCAACGGCTACTGCTCCCGCTGGTGCAGGTGCCACGCCTTGGCATACGCCTCGCGGTGTTTGTCGGCGCTGGTGGCCCACGAGAACTCCTTCGCGCGCCTCTGGGCGGCCGATGCGAGGGACGCCCGGCGCGCGGGGTCGTCCAGCAGCTCGCCCAGTGCCACCGCCACGTCGCCGGGGCCGACGCCGCAGTACGCGACCGCGTCGCCGCCCACCTCGGGTAGCGACAGGCGCCGGGTGGTGAGCACGCAGGCCCCACAGGCCATCGCCTCCAGGACCGGCAGTCCGAACCCCTCGCCGAGGCTCGGGTAGGCCACCAGCTCCGCCCCGCCGAGGAAACCCGCCAGCGAGTCGAACGGCAGGTACCCGGCCCGGATCACCCGCAAGCGCAACGGGGCCGCCGCCAGCGCCTTCTCCACCTGCGTGTCCCAGCCCGGCTGACCGGCCAGCACGAGCGCGGGCGGGTCGGGCCGGTTCTCCACCGCTTTCACGAAACCCCGGATCAACGCGGGCACGTTCTTCCGCGGCTCCAGCGCCCCCAGGAACGCCACGTACGGCATCCGCTCCAGGCCGATGGCCGCCCGCGCGGCCCGCACCTCGTCCGGCGTCGGCGGGTGGAAGCGCTCCACATCGACGCCGTGTTCGATGATCTCCGGCTGCCGCCGCGGACGGGCCACCCGCGCCAGCTCCGACGCGGTCGCCTTCGACGGCACCACGCACAGCGTCGCCCGCTGCAGCGCCGTCCGCGTCCACCCGCGGAAGAACCGCGCCTTCACCGACGAGTGCAGCACGGCGTCGGTGAAGAACGTCGCGTCGTGCAACGTCACCACCGACGCCGACGGCCCCGCCAGCGGCATCGTGTAGTGCGGCGAGTGCACCACGTCCACCCCGAGCCGCCGCGCCAGCGACGGCAGCGTCGTCTGCTCCCAGATCAGCCGCGCGGTGCGCGTCGCGGTGGACTGGACCGCCGGGACGACCCGCGAGCGCGGCGCGAGCCGGTCGAAGAGCCGGAAGTCACGCGGCTGGCAGACCACGGTGATCGGCGCGCCGCCCTCGTCCAGCGCCGCGACCAGCGAGTCCACGTAGCGCCCGACCCCGCCGCGATCCGCCGGCACGGCCGTGGCATCGATCAGGACGCTGGGTTCGCCTCTTCCCACTCGTGCAGGGTACGGCTGATCGGGATCGCGGTGGTCAGGAACTCACGAAGTGGCGCGGTCGTGAACCGCCCACACGGCCCGGGCCGCGGTCGCCCAGGAGAAGGACGCAGCCCGCGCCCGTCCACGAGCGACCAGGTCAGCGGCGAGTTCCGGACTGGACAGCACCTCACGCAACGCCGCCGCCAGCGCCGCCGCGTCCCCGCGCGGGAACGCCTTCCCCGCTCCCCCGGCGACCTCGACCAGCGCTGGAGCGTCCGAGTGCACGACCGGCACCCCGGCGGCCATCGCTTCCAGCAGCGGCAGCCCGAACCCCTCCGCGACGCTCGGCGCCGCCAGCACGGACGCGCGCCGCAGCACCGCGGCGAGCGAAACGTCGTTCAACCGTCCCAGAACCCGCACGTCCGCCCGGTTCCCGCCCATCGCGACCGGGTCCAGACCACCCCAGCCCGGCTGTCCCGCCAGCAGCAGCGGCACACCGAGCCGCGCCACCGCCTCGACCAGGACGTCGATCCCCTTGCGCGGCTCGATGGTCCCGATCGCCAGCACGTATTGCTCCGGCACGTCCACTTCGGGCAGGTCGTCGCGGGTGAACACGGCCGCCGCGCCGTGCCCGGCCACGGTCACCGGCACCTCGACCGGCACCCGCGCGCGCAGGTCGTCCGCCACCGCCCGCGTCGGCACGACGAGCCCCGAAGCATGCCGGGCTGCCCGCGCGATCACCGCGCGGTGCCAGCGCACCCCGCGCGGCGTCAGCGTTTCCGGGTGCGTCCACGGCACGGTGTCGTGCACGGTCACCGACAACGTCCGGCCGCGCGGCACCCGCGCCGGGGCCAGCGGGGTCGGCGCGTGCACGGCGTCCCCACCCGGCCAGTACGGCAACCCGGCCTGCCACGCCGCGACCAGCGCCCGCGGCGGCAACGGCAGCATCCGCGCGCCCGGCAACCCCTCCGCGTGCCGCGCGGTGACGGCCGACACCGTCCACCCTGGCGGCGCGGTCTCGGTCAGCGCGCACAGCAGCTCCGCGGTGTAGCGGCCCGTCCCGCCGGGCACGGGCGCGAGCAACTGCTCGGCGATGACCACGAGTTCCGGCACGGCCCGTATTCTCCCGGTGTGCCGATCCGCAGCACCGTCGTGGTGGTCACCTGGCGCGGTGCCGCGCACATCACCGCCTGCCTGGACGCCCTCGCCGCCCAGACGCGCCCGCACCGGCTGCTGGTGATCGACAACGCCTCCGACGACGGCACCGCCCGCCTGCTCGCCACGCACCCGTCCGCGCCGGAGGTCGTCCGGCTGCCCCACAACGTCGGCTACGCGGGCGCCACGGCACACGCCTTGTCCGAAGTGGACACCGAGTTCACGGTGTGGCTCAACGACGACGCCGCCCCCGCCCCCGACTGGCTCGCCGAGCTGGAGGACCACGTCGGCGACGCCGCGGCCGCCGGATCGCGCCTGGAGCACGCCGACGGCCAGGTCCAGTCCCTCGGCGTGAACCTCACCGCGGACGGCCACGGCTACGACACCACGGAGACCCCGGCCTTCGGCTTCTGCGGCGGCGCCGCGCTGATCCGCACCCGCGTCCTCCGCGAAGTGGGCGGGGTGCCGGCGAGCTTCTTCTGCTACTACGAGGACACCGACACCGCGTGGCGGCTGCGGCTGGCCGGGCACGACATCGTGACGGTCCCCACGGCCCGCGTCACACACCGGCACGGCGCCAGCACGAACCCGGGATCCGAGAGCTTCCACCGGTGGAACGAACGCAACCGGCTGCTCACCCTCCTGCGCTGCGCCCCGGCCGCGATCGCCGCGCGCGAGCTTGCCCGGTTCGCCGCGATCACCGCCCTGCTGCCGCTGAAGCGCCACGTGCCGGAAGCGCCCAATTTCCGCCTGGGCCTGCGGTGCCGTGTGCTCGGCGAAGTGGCCCTCCGGCTGCCCGGCGCACTTGCCGCGCGGAAGTCGATCACGCGCCGCTCGACGGTCGGCCGAGGCGCGGTCTGGGCGGCCTGGACCTCCCGATAGTCTCTGCGGACATACGGCGAGTACGGAGGTCGGGCGTTGGTCCAGGGGGACACACCACTGCCGCTGGTCTCGGTGATCTTGGTGAACTACCGGGGCGCGGAGCACACGATCGCCTGCCTGCGCGCCCTGCGCGAGGACCTCGACTACCCGGAGCTCGAGGTGCTGGTCGTCGACAACGCCTCGGGCGGTGACGACGTCGCGCGCATCAAGGCCGCGGCCGGCGACGCCCGGGTGATCGAGTCCGGCACCAACACCGGCTTCGCGGGCGGCTGCAACCTCGGCGCCCGGCACGCCCGCGGCAGCGTGCTCGCGTTCCTGAACAACGACGCCCGCCCGGACGCGGCGTGGGCGAAGGCGGCGGTCGACGTGCTGCGCGCCGAGCCGACGGTCGCCGCCGTGGCGAGCAAGGTCCTGGACTGGGACGGCACCGGTGTGGATTTCGTGGACGCCGGTCTGACCTGGTTCGGCATGGGCTACAAGCGGCACGCCGGCGGTCCGCTGGCCGACGTCGCCCCGGGCGAGCACGACGTCGCCAAGGACGTGTTGTTCGCCACCGGCTCGGCGATGTTCGTGCGCGCCGAGGTCTTCCAGGCGCTCGGCGGGTTCGACGAGCGCTTCTTCATGTTCTACGAGGACGTCGACCTGGGCTGGCGGCTCAACCTGCGTGGCTGGCGCGTGCGGTACGTGCCGGAGTCGGTCGCCTACCACCGCCACCACGGCACGATGTCCGAAGTGGACGCCCCGGACACCGGCCGGGAGACGTTCCTGTTGGAGCGCAACGCTCTCGCCGCCCTCTATAAGAACCTCTCCGACGAGACGCTCGCGAAGGTGCTGCCCGCCGCGCTGGCGCTGGCCGTACGCCGCGCCACCGCCCGCGGCGAGCTGGACCCCACGCAGCTGGACCTCGCCAAGGCCGGCCCGGTCGAGACCGCGCCAGTGGCGATCCCGCGCACCACGCTCGCCGGGGTGCTGGCCATCGACCAGTTCGTGGAGCTGCTGCCGTCGCTGGCCGAGTCACGCGCCGCCGAGCAGGCCGCGCGCGTGCGCACCGACGCCGACCTGATCCCGTTGATGCGCAAGGCGATGGAGCCGGCCTATCCCCTGCCGCGTTACCTGGACGCGCACGACATCCTGGCCGACGTCTTCGGCATCGAGGCCGTGTTCGGGCAGCGCCGCAAGGTCCTGGTGATCACCGGTGACGCGATCACCGACCGCATGGCGGGCCCGGCGATCCGGGCGTGGAACATCGCCACCGTGCTGTCCGCCGAGCACGACGTGCGCCTGGTCACGGTCAACCCGCTGGCCGCGCCGCCGCCCGCGCCGTTCCCGGTGAGCGCCGCGAAGAAGCGGGATCTGACCGAGCCGGTCGAGTGGGCGGACATCGTGATCCTGCAGGGCCACGTGCTGGAGATGGCGCCCGCGCTGAAGGCGCAGGACTCCAGCAAGATCGTGGTCTGCGACCTGTACGACCCGATGCACCTGGAACTGCTGGAGCAGGGCAAGAGCGCGCCGGACGACCGTCGTGCCGCGGACCTGGCCGGCGTGACGCGGGTGCTGGACGCGCAGCTGCTGCGCGGTGACTTCTTCCTGTGCGCGTCGGAGCGGCAGCGCCTGTTCTGGCTGGGGCACCTGGCCGCGCTGGGCCGCCTGTCGCCGCGGCTGTACGACGCGGACCCGACCACGCAGTCGCTGCTGTCGGTCGTCCCGTTCGGCCTGTCGCCGGAGCCGCCGGTGCGGACCGGTCCTGGCCTGCGGGCGACGCTGGACATCGACGGCGCCGACCGGGTCGTGCTGTGGGCGGGTGGCGTCTACAGCTGGTTCGACCCGCTGACGCTGGTGCACGCCATCGACCGGCTGCGGCAGCGGCGGCCGGACGTGAAGCTGGTGTTCCTCGGCATGAAGCACCCGAACCCCGAGGTCGCCGAGATGGACATCGGCGCGCGCACGATCCACCTCGCCGACCGGCTCGGGCTGACCGACAAGCACGTCTACTTCAACGAGCAGTGGGTGCCCTTCGGTGAGCGGCAGAACTGGCTGCTCGACGCGAACTGCGGCGTGACGACGCACTACGAGCACGTGGAGACCACGTTCGCGTTCCGCACCCGCGTGCTGGACTACCTGTGGGCGGGGCTGCCGATCGTGACCACGGACGGCGACGCGTTCGCCGACCTGGTCCGCGACGAGAAGCTCGGTGTCGTGGTGCCCGCCGAGGACGTGGACGCGCTGGCCGACGCACTGGAGCGGGTGCTGTACGACGAGGATTTCGCCGCGGAGTGCCGGGCGCGCATCGAGGTCGTGGCGCAGCGGTTCGCGTGGCCGACCGCGCTGGCGCCGCTGGTGGAGTTCTGCCGCGACCCGCGCCCGGCGGCCGACCGGCTGATCGGCGCGGCTCCGCTGACCGCGGAGGTGCCGCCGCGTGGCGCGGAGGCGGTGCGCCGGGATCTGGCCCTGGTGAAGGAGTACCTCGCCGACGGCGGCCCGAAGGAGCTGGCGCGCCGGGTCGCGGGCCGGGTGCGGAAGGTAGCCCGCCGTCGTGGCTGAGCGAGCGCTCCGGGTCCTGCTGGACGGCACTCCGTTGCTGGGTGACCGGACCGGCGTCGGGCGCTACACCGCGTCCCTGGCCGAAGAGCTCGCCTCCATGTCCGATGTGGACATGCGCGCGGTGGCGTTCACCTTGCGCGGCTGGCGGCGGTTGCGTTACGTGCTGCCGCACGGCGCGCGGGCGCGGGGCATGCCGGTCGCCGCGCGGATGCTGCGCAAGGCATGGTTGCGGTCGACGTTCCCGCCGATCGAGCTGTTCGCCGGCCGCGCCGACGTCGTGCACGGGACGAACTTCGTGCTTCCCGGCTCGGTGCGGGCCGCGGGTGTCCTGACCATTCATGATCTGGCGTTCCTGGACGCGCCCGGCGAGTTGCCGCCCAGCGACCGCGAACTGCCGGAGCTGGTGCGCCGCGGCGCCGCCCGCGCCGACGTGATCTGCACGCCGACGGCCGCGGTGGCGGACGCGGTGGCGACCCGGCTCGACGTGGACCGCGGCAAGGTCGTGGTGACGCCGCTCGGCGTGGACGCGGCGTGGTTCACCGGCCGCCCGCCGGACGAGCCGATGCGGGAACGCCTCGGGTTGCCGGAGCGGTACCTGTTGTTCGTCGGCGCGGCCGGCCCGCGCAAGGGCATGGACTGGCTGCTGAGGGCCCACGCCGCGGCCGAAGACCTGCCGCCGCTGGTGTTTTCCGGGCCGGGTCCCGCGCCGGGCACGCCCCGCAGCCGCCGCCTCGGCTACCTGTCCGAACGGGACCTGCACAACGTGATGGCCGGGGCGGCCGCGCTGGTGCTCCCGTCCCGGGACGAGGGTTTCGGCCTGCCCGTGCTGGAGGCGCTGGCCTCGGATGTGCCCGTGGTGTGCTCGGACATCCCCGCGCTGAGGGAGATCTCCGGCGGCTTCGCGCGGCTCGCACCGTACGGCGAGGTGGACGCCCTGATCACCGCGCTGCGCGAGGCCGTGGCGGAGTCGCCGCTGGCGTCGAGGTCCGTGGAGCGCCGTGCCCACGCCGCGAGCTTCACGTGGCGCCGCACAGCGGAGACAACGCTGGCGGCCTACCGCCAAGCCACCGAGCGTTAGCGCAAACCCCACGCCCCGAACACACCCCGAGCTGGGTGGTCATCCCGTCGCCTGACACGCAACGATCACCTTGAGCCAGGGCCGCAACCCAGCCCGCCACCCGCAGGCCGAACATGCCAACCTTGCGGCCCTGGCTCAAGGTGATATGCACAAACCGGAAGGCGACGGGATGACCACCCAGCGTCCACCTCGCCAAGGCAAGACGAGGCACCCAACCCCTGGTCATCCCGGAGCCTGCCCGTCCGGCGAGGACTCTTTTGATCTTTAAAATCGCCGCCAACACGGCGAGCCGCCCAAACCGTCACCCCTGCCGCACAGGCCGAATGACCAGCTCCCCGATCTCCACGTCGTCCGGCTGCTCGATCGCGAACGCGATCGCCCGCGCCACGGCCTCCGGAGCGATCCCCATCTCGGCCATGGCCCGCTGCGCCGCCTCCCGCTGGTCCGGGTCGGCGACGTTGTCGACGAGTTCCGTCCGCACGTACCCCGGCGAAATCGCCGTCGTCCGCACCACCCCGTCGGTCGACTCCTGCCGCAACGCCTCCAGCACCGTGCGCACCGCGTTCTTGGTGCCCGCGTACACGGCCTGCGTCGGCACGATCTTCAGCCCCGACGTCGACACCGTGGTGACGAAATGCCCCCGCCCCTGGCTTCGGAAGACCGGCATCGCGGCGGCGATCCCGTACAGGACGCCCCGCACGTTGACGTCGATCATCGCGTCCCAGGCGTCCACCTCCAGGTCGGCGACCGGCGCCAGGCTGGCGATCCCGGCGTTGCTCACCAGCACGTCGAGCCGCCCGTACCGGTCCACCGCCAGGCCCACCAGCTCCGCGAGGTCGCCCCGCCGGGTGACGTCGACCTCCAGCATCTCCGCACGACCGCCGTCGCCCCGGATCCGGTCCACCAGCGACGCGAGCCGGTCGCCCCGCCGCGCTCCCAGCACGACCGCCGCCCCGCGGTCCGCCAGCTCGATCGCCGTCGCCGCCCCGATACCGCTGCTGGCGCCGGTGATGGCGACGACCTTGCCGTCCACTCCGCTCATCGGATGACTCCCCACTAAGCTGACAACTGTCCGCTTAACGGTACCGGACAATTGTCCGCTTGAGGAGGTGGCCCCCGTGGGAAGCCGTGAGCGCAGGTCGGACGCCGTCGCCAACCGCGACCGCATCGTCCAGGCCGCACGGGCCGAACTGAGCGGTTCCGACGGCGGCGAGCTGAAACTGCACGCGGTCGCCAAGGCGGCCGGCGTCGGCCAGGGCACCCTCTACCGGCACTTCCCGACCCGCGAGCACCTGCTGGCCGAGGTGTACCGGCACGAGCTGACCCAGCTCGTGGACGCGGTGGCGCCGCTGCTGGCGGAGCACGCCCCGCTCGACGCGCTGACGCTGTGGATGCGGCGGCTGATCGAGTACGCGCGGGTCAAGCGCGGCGTGATGGCGGCGATCGAAGCGTCGGCGTGGCAGGACCTCTACGCGGACCAGCACCACCGGCTCGACGACGCGCTCGGCACGGTGCTCGACCGCGGCAAGGCCGCCGGGGAGGTGCGCGCGGAGGTCGACGCCGCGGACGTCATCCTCCTGCTGGGCGCCCTGTCACGGGTGCCGGAGGCGGAGTGGGACGCGCGGGCGCACAAGATCGTCGCGGTGATCGTCGACGGTCTGCGTCCGCGCTGACGCCGGCTACTTCCCGGCGAGGTAGTCGTGCAGCGCCTCGCGCCACGGGCGCAGCGGCGTGAGCCCGGCCTGCTGCCACGCCTCGTTGGACAGCACCGAGTAGGGCGGCCGCGGCGCCGGCCGGGGGAACTCCGCCGTCGTGCAGGGCTTCACCCGCTCCGGATCGGCCCCGAGCTCCTCGAAGACCGCCCGCGCGAAGCCGTACCAGGTGGTCTCCCCGGCGTTCGTGCAGTGCAGCACCCGCCGCTGGGGCGCGCGCCCGCTCACCACCGCCCGGCCGAGGTCCAGCAGGCCCGCGGCCAGATCGGCGGACCAGGTGGGCGACCCGCGCTGATCGTCCACAACGGACACCGTGTCGCGCTCGCCTTCCAGGCGGCGCATGGTTTCCACGAAGTTCGCCCCGCCGGCGCCGTACACCCACGCCGTGCGCACCACCCAGGCCCGCGCCCCCGAACCGAGCACGGCGTCCTCACCGGCCGCCTTCGTCCGGCCGTACGCGCTGCGCGGACCGAGCGGGTCCTCCGGCTCGTAGGGCCGGGACGAGTCGCCGGGGAAGACGTAGTCCGTGGACACGTGGATCAGCGGCACCCGCCGGGACGAGCAGGCCGCGGCGAGCACCCGGGCGCCGTCCGCGTTGATCCGGAACGCCCGCGACTCGTCGGTCTCCGCGGCGTCGACCGCCGTGTAGGCCGCCGCGTTGATCACCAGCGGGCTGCGCCCGGCCTCCGCCGCCTCGGCGGCCAACGCGTTCACCGCGGCGATCACCGAACCGGCGCTCGTCACGTCCAGTTCGGCCGACGACGGCGCGACCACACGCACCTCGGACGAGGCGAGCGCGGTCAGGGCGCTGCCGAGCTGCCCCGTTCCGCCGGGCACCAGCACACTGAGCATCGTCACTTCCCCACCAGCGCGGCGCGCCGCTTCAACGGCTCCCACCACGCCCGATTGTCGGCGTACCAGCGCACCGTATCGGCCAGACCCGCGTCGAAGGAAACCTTCGGCGCGTATCCCAGCTCGGTGCTGATCTTGGTGATGTCCACGGAGTACCGCCGGTCGTGGCCCTTGCGGTCGGCGACCTGCTCGACCCGCTCCCAGCCGACGCCGACCGCGGCCAGCAGCCGCTCGGTCAGCTCACGGTTGGTCAGCTCGGTGCCACCACCGATGTTGTAGATCTCGCCCGGACGGCCGCCCTCGGCCACCAGCTGGATGCCCGCGCAGTGATCGTCCACGTGCAACCAGTCACGGACGTTCAGCCCGTCGCCGTACAGCGGCACCGTGTGACCGTCCAACAAGTTGGTAACGAAAAGCGGGATGACCTTCTCCGGGAACTGATACGGCCCGTAGTTGTTCGAACACCGGGTCACGCACACGGGCAGCCCGTGCGTCCGGAAGTAGGACCGCGCGATCAGATCGGAGGACGCCTTCGACGCCGAGTACGGCGAAT
The window above is part of the Amycolatopsis thermoflava N1165 genome. Proteins encoded here:
- a CDS encoding glycosyltransferase family 2 protein — protein: MARVTEPSRYGDGVAVVVVTYFPGEDLDRFLDSLEKASTRDVHVVVADNDSTDDALDRAEKRTNTHVLRIGENLGYGGGANRGVATLDDRYGWIVIANPDLEWEPGSLDTLVEAAQRWPRGGAFGPLIRDPDGTVYPSARLLPSLGRGVGHAVFGKIWPANPWTRAYRQEHAAPSERTSGWLSGSCQLIRREAWDSVGGFDTRYFMYFEDVDLGDRIGRAGWHNVYVPSATVTHIGGKATSRAPKKMLAAHHDSAYRYLADRHRGPAWKPVLAAVKLGLKLRLKFETRGK
- a CDS encoding glycosyltransferase family 4 protein, translating into MGRGEPSVLIDATAVPADRGGVGRYVDSLVAALDEGGAPITVVCQPRDFRLFDRLAPRSRVVPAVQSTATRTARLIWEQTTLPSLARRLGVDVVHSPHYTMPLAGPSASVVTLHDATFFTDAVLHSSVKARFFRGWTRTALQRATLCVVPSKATASELARVARPRRQPEIIEHGVDVERFHPPTPDEVRAARAAIGLERMPYVAFLGALEPRKNVPALIRGFVKAVENRPDPPALVLAGQPGWDTQVEKALAAAPLRLRVIRAGYLPFDSLAGFLGGAELVAYPSLGEGFGLPVLEAMACGACVLTTRRLSLPEVGGDAVAYCGVGPGDVAVALGELLDDPARRASLASAAQRRAKEFSWATSADKHREAYAKAWHLHQREQ
- a CDS encoding glycosyltransferase family 4 protein, which gives rise to MPELVVIAEQLLAPVPGGTGRYTAELLCALTETAPPGWTVSAVTARHAEGLPGARMLPLPPRALVAAWQAGLPYWPGGDAVHAPTPLAPARVPRGRTLSVTVHDTVPWTHPETLTPRGVRWHRAVIARAARHASGLVVPTRAVADDLRARVPVEVPVTVAGHGAAAVFTRDDLPEVDVPEQYVLAIGTIEPRKGIDVLVEAVARLGVPLLLAGQPGWGGLDPVAMGGNRADVRVLGRLNDVSLAAVLRRASVLAAPSVAEGFGLPLLEAMAAGVPVVHSDAPALVEVAGGAGKAFPRGDAAALAAALREVLSSPELAADLVARGRARAASFSWATAARAVWAVHDRATS
- a CDS encoding glycosyltransferase family 2 protein, which encodes MPIRSTVVVVTWRGAAHITACLDALAAQTRPHRLLVIDNASDDGTARLLATHPSAPEVVRLPHNVGYAGATAHALSEVDTEFTVWLNDDAAPAPDWLAELEDHVGDAAAAGSRLEHADGQVQSLGVNLTADGHGYDTTETPAFGFCGGAALIRTRVLREVGGVPASFFCYYEDTDTAWRLRLAGHDIVTVPTARVTHRHGASTNPGSESFHRWNERNRLLTLLRCAPAAIAARELARFAAITALLPLKRHVPEAPNFRLGLRCRVLGEVALRLPGALAARKSITRRSTVGRGAVWAAWTSR
- a CDS encoding glycosyltransferase, with the translated sequence MVQGDTPLPLVSVILVNYRGAEHTIACLRALREDLDYPELEVLVVDNASGGDDVARIKAAAGDARVIESGTNTGFAGGCNLGARHARGSVLAFLNNDARPDAAWAKAAVDVLRAEPTVAAVASKVLDWDGTGVDFVDAGLTWFGMGYKRHAGGPLADVAPGEHDVAKDVLFATGSAMFVRAEVFQALGGFDERFFMFYEDVDLGWRLNLRGWRVRYVPESVAYHRHHGTMSEVDAPDTGRETFLLERNALAALYKNLSDETLAKVLPAALALAVRRATARGELDPTQLDLAKAGPVETAPVAIPRTTLAGVLAIDQFVELLPSLAESRAAEQAARVRTDADLIPLMRKAMEPAYPLPRYLDAHDILADVFGIEAVFGQRRKVLVITGDAITDRMAGPAIRAWNIATVLSAEHDVRLVTVNPLAAPPPAPFPVSAAKKRDLTEPVEWADIVILQGHVLEMAPALKAQDSSKIVVCDLYDPMHLELLEQGKSAPDDRRAADLAGVTRVLDAQLLRGDFFLCASERQRLFWLGHLAALGRLSPRLYDADPTTQSLLSVVPFGLSPEPPVRTGPGLRATLDIDGADRVVLWAGGVYSWFDPLTLVHAIDRLRQRRPDVKLVFLGMKHPNPEVAEMDIGARTIHLADRLGLTDKHVYFNEQWVPFGERQNWLLDANCGVTTHYEHVETTFAFRTRVLDYLWAGLPIVTTDGDAFADLVRDEKLGVVVPAEDVDALADALERVLYDEDFAAECRARIEVVAQRFAWPTALAPLVEFCRDPRPAADRLIGAAPLTAEVPPRGAEAVRRDLALVKEYLADGGPKELARRVAGRVRKVARRRG
- a CDS encoding glycosyltransferase family 4 protein, whose protein sequence is MAERALRVLLDGTPLLGDRTGVGRYTASLAEELASMSDVDMRAVAFTLRGWRRLRYVLPHGARARGMPVAARMLRKAWLRSTFPPIELFAGRADVVHGTNFVLPGSVRAAGVLTIHDLAFLDAPGELPPSDRELPELVRRGAARADVICTPTAAVADAVATRLDVDRGKVVVTPLGVDAAWFTGRPPDEPMRERLGLPERYLLFVGAAGPRKGMDWLLRAHAAAEDLPPLVFSGPGPAPGTPRSRRLGYLSERDLHNVMAGAAALVLPSRDEGFGLPVLEALASDVPVVCSDIPALREISGGFARLAPYGEVDALITALREAVAESPLASRSVERRAHAASFTWRRTAETTLAAYRQATER
- a CDS encoding SDR family oxidoreductase yields the protein MSGVDGKVVAITGASSGIGAATAIELADRGAAVVLGARRGDRLASLVDRIRGDGGRAEMLEVDVTRRGDLAELVGLAVDRYGRLDVLVSNAGIASLAPVADLEVDAWDAMIDVNVRGVLYGIAAAMPVFRSQGRGHFVTTVSTSGLKIVPTQAVYAGTKNAVRTVLEALRQESTDGVVRTTAISPGYVRTELVDNVADPDQREAAQRAMAEMGIAPEAVARAIAFAIEQPDDVEIGELVIRPVRQG
- a CDS encoding TetR/AcrR family transcriptional regulator yields the protein MGSRERRSDAVANRDRIVQAARAELSGSDGGELKLHAVAKAAGVGQGTLYRHFPTREHLLAEVYRHELTQLVDAVAPLLAEHAPLDALTLWMRRLIEYARVKRGVMAAIEASAWQDLYADQHHRLDDALGTVLDRGKAAGEVRAEVDAADVILLLGALSRVPEAEWDARAHKIVAVIVDGLRPR
- the rfbD gene encoding dTDP-4-dehydrorhamnose reductase, with translation MLSVLVPGGTGQLGSALTALASSEVRVVAPSSAELDVTSAGSVIAAVNALAAEAAEAGRSPLVINAAAYTAVDAAETDESRAFRINADGARVLAAACSSRRVPLIHVSTDYVFPGDSSRPYEPEDPLGPRSAYGRTKAAGEDAVLGSGARAWVVRTAWVYGAGGANFVETMRRLEGERDTVSVVDDQRGSPTWSADLAAGLLDLGRAVVSGRAPQRRVLHCTNAGETTWYGFARAVFEELGADPERVKPCTTAEFPRPAPRPPYSVLSNEAWQQAGLTPLRPWREALHDYLAGK
- the rfbB gene encoding dTDP-glucose 4,6-dehydratase, yielding MRVLVTGGAGFIGSHYVRQVISGAYPALADAEVVVLDKLTYAGNEANLAPVADSPRLRFVRGDITDAQVVAEVMEGVGLVVHFAAESHVDRSILGSADFVLTNVLGTQTLLQAALDAGVDKFVHVSTDEVYGSIESGSWSEDHVLEPNSPYSASKASSDLIARSYFRTHGLPVCVTRCSNNYGPYQFPEKVIPLFVTNLLDGHTVPLYGDGLNVRDWLHVDDHCAGIQLVAEGGRPGEIYNIGGGTELTNRELTERLLAAVGVGWERVEQVADRKGHDRRYSVDITKISTELGYAPKVSFDAGLADTVRWYADNRAWWEPLKRRAALVGK